Proteins encoded in a region of the Stieleria neptunia genome:
- a CDS encoding DUF1501 domain-containing protein: MNPESNSLHRRLARRTFLRRTGIGSVALASLLKSDLAGAVSASAAASSGASAFEGILARPHHAPRVKRVIHLCMAGGPSHLETFDYKPVLAEMDGKPMPDSITAGQPIAQLQGKELKVMGPQHKFIARGESGLMISDVFKHIGGLADEMCVIKSMHTEQINHDPAHTFFNTGTAISGRPSMGSWVLYGLGSETENLPGFIVLTSEGGGQSQPISSRQWHSGFLPSRYQGVQMHASGNPVHYVGNPAGVSRDQQRDIVDAVSRINQIRNDELNDPEIATRLAGYEMAFRMQASVPELTDMSGETQQVIDQYGCTPGDGSFASNCLLARRLAERGVRFIQLYHRGWDHHGGVKAGVAKTAGLVDRGTAALVWDLKQRGMLDETLIVWGGEFGRTPMAQGSGRDHHIKGFSMWLAGGGVRGGTSYGATDEFGYNAVENKVHVRDFHATMLHLLGIDHMRLSFKFQGLDFRLTGVEEAHVVRELLA, encoded by the coding sequence ATGAATCCTGAATCCAATTCTCTGCACCGGCGACTCGCACGTCGGACGTTTCTGCGCCGCACCGGAATCGGTTCGGTCGCGTTGGCGTCCCTGTTGAAATCAGACTTGGCGGGCGCGGTATCGGCATCCGCTGCGGCGTCGTCCGGCGCGAGCGCCTTTGAAGGCATCCTGGCCCGCCCGCATCATGCCCCGCGCGTCAAACGTGTGATCCATCTGTGCATGGCCGGCGGCCCCAGCCATTTGGAAACGTTCGACTACAAACCGGTCTTGGCGGAGATGGACGGCAAACCGATGCCGGATTCGATCACGGCGGGACAGCCGATCGCGCAGTTGCAGGGCAAAGAGCTGAAGGTGATGGGGCCGCAGCACAAGTTCATCGCCCGCGGCGAAAGCGGATTGATGATATCCGACGTGTTCAAGCACATCGGCGGCTTGGCCGATGAGATGTGTGTCATCAAATCGATGCACACCGAACAGATCAACCACGACCCCGCGCACACGTTTTTTAATACCGGAACGGCGATCAGTGGGCGACCCTCGATGGGTTCGTGGGTGCTGTACGGGCTGGGAAGCGAAACGGAGAATCTGCCGGGGTTCATCGTGCTGACCAGTGAAGGCGGGGGGCAGAGTCAACCGATCAGTTCGCGGCAGTGGCACTCGGGTTTTTTGCCCAGTCGTTACCAAGGTGTCCAGATGCACGCCAGCGGAAACCCGGTCCACTATGTCGGCAATCCGGCGGGGGTCAGCCGTGATCAACAGCGGGACATCGTCGATGCGGTTTCGCGGATCAACCAGATTCGAAACGACGAGCTCAACGATCCCGAAATCGCTACGCGGTTGGCGGGTTATGAAATGGCGTTCCGGATGCAGGCTTCGGTGCCCGAGTTGACCGACATGTCCGGCGAGACGCAGCAAGTGATCGACCAATACGGTTGCACGCCGGGCGACGGTTCGTTCGCCAGCAATTGTTTGCTCGCCCGCCGGTTGGCCGAACGCGGCGTGCGATTTATCCAACTGTACCATCGCGGCTGGGACCACCACGGGGGCGTCAAGGCGGGGGTGGCCAAGACGGCGGGACTGGTGGATCGAGGCACCGCGGCCCTGGTCTGGGATCTGAAGCAACGCGGCATGTTGGACGAAACGCTGATCGTCTGGGGTGGTGAATTCGGCCGCACTCCGATGGCCCAAGGCAGCGGACGCGATCACCACATCAAAGGGTTTTCGATGTGGCTGGCCGGCGGCGGTGTCCGCGGCGGCACGAGCTATGGAGCGACCGATGAATTCGGGTACAACGCGGTGGAGAACAAAGTCCACGTGCGAGACTTTCACGCCACGATGCTGCACCTGTTGGGCATCGATCACATGCGGCTGAGTTTCAAGTTTCAAGGCCTGGATTTTCGCCTGACCGGTGTGGAAGAAGCCCACGTGGTGCGCGAGCTGTTGGCGTAG
- a CDS encoding PVC-type heme-binding CxxCH protein, which yields MTFQLCSSLWCRQTVRDGHGGIRSLRSRVGMIALLAGVVGLTNVVGLRGLGIRTVRAADVETARPLPPEIAQASQEPIEAMSAIRIPEGWTISLWAAEPDVANVVAFDIDRQGHLYACETFRQNRGVTDNRGHDQQWLMADLASRTVQDRIDYHKRLLGEAAVTYTQHDDRIRRLSDTDGDGRADKSVVLASGFHQLEEGTGAGVLAVDGDVYYTCIPKLWKLVDQDGDGKADERVVLSDGYGVRVAFRGHDLHGLIRGYDGRLYFTIGDRGYHLRTAEGEVLSDPASGAVFRCELDGTGLEVFARGLRNPQELAFNDRGDWFTVDNNSDSGDQARIVHLLQDGDTGWRMYYQYLSDRGPFNREKIWQPVNPDQPASIIPPVANFTDGPSGLAYYPGTGFGDQLDDTFLICDFRGGPSNSGIRTFNVEPAGATYKLVADDQPIWTCLATDVAFGPDGALYVSDWVDGWDGLGKARIYRISDPDHADDPIVADVQQRLAGDWDALSPQTLAGLIGHADRRIRLQSQWALASRGATDTLAAIAADADASPKARLHAAWGLGQIARHSASSDAPDAAAKQALIKLIADADADLSAAALAIVGEQGWTGASQAAQTALNSENPRVRYAAIDALGRLKDASAIEAVLTQAGTVDAKDPAIRHAASMYLARAVKADRIAILAKHPNATVRLSGVIALRRLASGSVGKFLHDPDPRVVLEAARAIHDKPIEFATAALAELIQQPLESEALARRVLNANYRIGSAESANAIATYATRSEASEAMRIEAIEMLGDWSTPGPLDRVLGDYRPLDKRDAALAAAALEPQIDLLMVAPENVRLRAIEVAASLGIKKIAGALVDQVAETRRSSDARARALVALARLDASSAVRLAESIPVDNARGPLGLASLSVLADHAAEKSIDRFVTSTSNADTRMRQQAWDILAELKSPKADAAIRQAVDQYLDGSLDARVQLNVIEAAKGRLDDARQKRLDEYRTEVAQSQPLGKWLDSLSGGDPERGAALFFGKTELSCVRCHKVDRAGGEVGPNLTVIGKERDARYLLESICLPDAKIAKGFETAVIVDLDGRVHSGIVKSENDDVVELILADGSQQRILQDDIEVRRKGNSSMPADLTKHLTARELRDLVAYLASLQVDPRSATDVE from the coding sequence ATGACATTCCAGCTTTGCAGTTCTTTGTGGTGCCGCCAGACGGTTCGAGACGGGCATGGCGGAATCCGTTCGTTGCGATCACGTGTCGGCATGATCGCGCTGCTGGCGGGCGTGGTCGGGCTGACAAACGTGGTCGGGCTGAGGGGGCTGGGCATCCGGACGGTTCGGGCGGCGGATGTTGAAACGGCTCGGCCGTTACCGCCGGAGATTGCCCAGGCGTCCCAAGAGCCGATCGAGGCGATGTCGGCCATCCGGATCCCCGAAGGCTGGACGATCAGCCTGTGGGCCGCCGAACCGGATGTCGCCAACGTCGTGGCCTTTGACATCGATCGACAAGGACATCTTTATGCGTGCGAGACGTTTCGACAGAATCGCGGCGTGACCGACAATCGCGGCCACGACCAACAGTGGCTGATGGCCGATCTGGCGTCCAGGACGGTTCAGGATCGCATCGATTACCACAAGCGTCTGTTGGGGGAGGCGGCGGTGACGTACACCCAGCACGACGACCGGATTCGACGGCTGTCCGATACCGACGGTGACGGGCGGGCCGACAAGAGCGTGGTGCTGGCCAGCGGATTCCATCAATTGGAAGAAGGCACCGGCGCCGGCGTCTTGGCCGTCGACGGCGACGTTTACTACACCTGCATCCCGAAGCTTTGGAAACTGGTCGACCAAGACGGTGACGGCAAGGCGGACGAACGCGTCGTGCTGTCGGACGGTTATGGCGTCCGCGTCGCGTTTCGCGGCCACGATCTGCACGGGCTAATTCGTGGCTACGACGGGCGGTTGTACTTCACGATCGGAGACCGCGGCTACCACCTGCGAACGGCCGAGGGCGAGGTCTTGTCCGACCCCGCCAGCGGCGCGGTGTTCCGCTGCGAACTCGATGGCACCGGGTTAGAAGTGTTCGCGCGTGGGTTGCGAAACCCACAGGAACTGGCGTTCAACGATCGTGGCGATTGGTTTACCGTCGACAACAACAGCGACAGTGGCGACCAGGCCCGCATCGTGCACCTGTTGCAAGACGGCGACACCGGCTGGCGGATGTATTACCAATACCTCAGCGACCGTGGCCCGTTCAATCGCGAGAAAATCTGGCAGCCGGTCAACCCCGACCAACCCGCGTCGATCATCCCCCCGGTCGCCAATTTCACCGACGGGCCGAGCGGTTTGGCGTACTACCCCGGCACCGGATTCGGCGACCAACTCGACGACACCTTTTTGATTTGCGATTTCCGTGGCGGCCCCAGCAACAGCGGCATTCGAACCTTCAACGTCGAACCGGCCGGGGCGACGTACAAGTTGGTCGCCGACGATCAACCGATTTGGACGTGCCTGGCCACCGACGTCGCGTTCGGTCCCGATGGCGCGTTGTACGTCAGCGATTGGGTCGACGGGTGGGACGGTCTGGGCAAGGCTCGGATCTATCGCATCAGTGACCCCGACCACGCCGACGATCCCATCGTCGCGGACGTGCAGCAGCGACTTGCCGGCGACTGGGATGCGTTGTCGCCGCAAACGCTGGCCGGTTTGATCGGACACGCCGATCGACGGATTCGACTGCAGAGCCAATGGGCACTGGCGTCACGCGGCGCAACCGACACGCTGGCCGCGATCGCGGCGGATGCCGACGCATCGCCCAAGGCGCGTTTGCACGCGGCGTGGGGGTTGGGCCAAATCGCTCGTCACAGCGCGTCCAGCGACGCTCCCGACGCCGCGGCCAAACAGGCGTTGATCAAATTGATCGCCGACGCCGATGCAGATCTGTCTGCCGCGGCGCTGGCGATCGTCGGCGAACAGGGCTGGACCGGCGCTTCCCAAGCCGCTCAAACGGCGCTCAACAGCGAGAACCCCCGCGTCCGATACGCCGCAATCGACGCACTCGGGCGGCTGAAAGACGCTTCGGCAATCGAAGCCGTCTTGACCCAGGCGGGAACCGTCGACGCCAAAGATCCCGCGATCCGCCACGCGGCGTCGATGTATTTGGCGCGGGCCGTCAAAGCGGATCGGATTGCCATTCTGGCCAAGCACCCCAATGCCACGGTGCGTCTGTCGGGCGTCATCGCCTTGAGAAGGCTGGCCAGCGGATCGGTCGGGAAATTCCTGCACGATCCCGATCCCCGCGTGGTGTTGGAGGCCGCACGAGCGATCCACGACAAACCGATCGAGTTTGCAACCGCCGCGCTGGCGGAATTGATCCAACAACCGCTGGAATCCGAAGCCCTGGCCCGACGCGTCCTGAACGCCAATTACCGCATCGGCAGCGCCGAGTCGGCCAACGCGATCGCAACCTACGCGACACGCTCCGAAGCAAGCGAAGCGATGCGGATCGAAGCGATCGAGATGCTCGGCGATTGGAGCACGCCGGGGCCGCTGGACCGCGTCTTGGGGGATTACCGCCCGCTGGACAAACGCGACGCCGCATTGGCCGCCGCCGCCCTGGAACCACAGATCGATCTGTTGATGGTCGCTCCGGAAAACGTGCGACTGCGAGCGATCGAAGTGGCTGCGTCGTTGGGAATTAAAAAAATCGCCGGTGCGCTGGTCGACCAAGTCGCCGAAACCAGACGCAGTTCCGACGCGCGGGCGCGGGCCCTCGTGGCGCTGGCGCGTCTAGACGCATCCAGCGCCGTCCGGCTGGCCGAATCGATTCCCGTTGACAACGCGCGCGGCCCATTGGGACTGGCCAGTCTGTCCGTGTTGGCCGATCACGCCGCGGAAAAATCCATCGACCGCTTCGTCACGTCCACCTCCAATGCCGACACCCGAATGCGACAACAGGCATGGGACATCCTGGCCGAGCTGAAAAGCCCCAAGGCGGACGCGGCGATTCGCCAAGCGGTCGACCAATACCTCGACGGCAGTCTCGATGCACGCGTGCAATTGAACGTGATCGAAGCAGCCAAGGGCCGATTGGACGATGCCCGGCAAAAGCGTTTGGACGAGTACCGAACCGAAGTGGCCCAATCGCAACCGCTGGGGAAATGGCTGGATTCGCTTTCCGGAGGCGACCCCGAGCGGGGCGCCGCGTTGTTCTTTGGAAAAACCGAACTGTCCTGCGTCCGCTGCCACAAAGTCGATCGCGCCGGTGGTGAGGTGGGACCCAATTTGACCGTGATCGGGAAGGAGCGTGACGCCCGCTACCTGCTCGAATCGATCTGTCTGCCCGATGCGAAAATTGCCAAGGGATTCGAAACGGCGGTCATCGTGGATCTGGACGGTCGTGTCCACAGCGGCATCGTCAAATCCGAAAACGACGACGTGGTCGAATTGATTCTCGCCGATGGCAGCCAACAACGGATCCTGCAAGACGACATCGAAGTGCGACGCAAAGGCAACTCGTCGATGCCGGCCGACCTGACCAAGCACCTGACAGCCAGAGAATTGCGTGACCTGGTCGCCTATCTCGCCAGTTTGCAAGTCGATCCACGATCGGCCACGGACGTGGAATGA
- a CDS encoding WD40 repeat domain-containing serine/threonine protein kinase — MNTDQPDPHGGSAEDSREKWITIDRLCDAYEASLQEGEVERAPFLAGVPKDWRTQLTQELDAIDAAYRDAEETRDQTVKVPASELNSRRLPTSSRLAELAALDRDKVWLGRFEIRKRLGTGATGSVWCARDARLARWVALKVPHASRVTSETSAARFQTEARAAAAITHPNVVQVHEVLIEDGLPILIQQWIDGPSLARYLKDHGPLDFDQAADWMAQIADAVACAHDHGIVHRDLKPANVMLNQNRPMVLDFGLASYPQFSSGLTTEGTVLGTPAYMSPEQAEGAENANQPATDLYALGTILYEMLVGTPPFVGKAREVLQANKTAIPTPPRSRRAAIPRDLETITLRCLAKSPTARYRSAADLRDDLQRFRRREPILARKVSLLENVWVWGRLHPAYALLAMGIPVVLVLLMGILVAQVRHMQLSDRANRLVLKHKQSEAEREALLLHRHMVELSRASHELAEGDRTRGLELMRSIPISMRKWEWRLLDLISHSPSTVLNADVPGVNSASAIHALAVSRRHQWMFAACGDGTILKWKLPTDREFFNADQDKRRGLGPPQILVRSTDSVHALTVSPDEKWLCWIDRDGAVTVWDLEENEQDQRIALPKRRRGHAIAFSPDSNQLLVGGGSTSTGARAVDEHSWLVLLQRNDAGELIHTFQRDWPDRPAITGLRFTEDGRFVSTRGRFESPMGSMGFVELWGSTPEGFHHEGLLWRGLGMRGLDFHAETHRIAWCDDIGMTYLKDLRMPLRHPPSQFQASQRGAWQVRFSPDGDELIVGGRDGNVSRWLLTEITTATDSATESAAAPESEPTTSTGTAAVSPENTSAVDPAVPHAVPPAESFTIRHFRDYQGHENTVGDVLYLAPCHKLVDQPKSGEPKYRFCEPFLVTASDDGKVRLWSNDGHDAIGTLHVSERTLVDASWISPRQIAVTVSATKRQRNLLYKTHSLGKHKLDVEMRRARGVRGIGSMPLRGDVRPTDPGPPRFAVHTRGTLFVFEAGRTDFVARRSIDVERRAALTAVSLIDSQHLVASFSQEIKLSNEAAKANPNRNSTIREESLLLYDLTTDAPPQELVLPRLGGISRLKVAPSGDRIFGCTKAGRVFYATLLRTADGQWRWADAPVQVWKAHPSSVNDLVWLADRNQLATVGDDGSCAIWNPGDVRDEDLTTDSTTASTTAGQPAFPLVAASPNVVPNSQPPRLGQRLLVSSSPVTRVTASISGDRIVTVGSDRVIRIWDTHSGLELIALQPRKENVVAVEFSPDDRFLMIAEANSRIEVIRLVDEPTQED, encoded by the coding sequence ATGAACACCGACCAACCTGATCCGCACGGGGGTTCGGCCGAGGACTCGCGCGAGAAGTGGATCACGATCGATCGGTTGTGCGATGCCTACGAAGCGTCGCTTCAGGAAGGCGAGGTCGAACGGGCACCGTTTCTGGCCGGGGTACCGAAAGACTGGCGGACTCAGTTGACCCAGGAACTGGACGCCATCGACGCGGCCTACCGCGACGCCGAAGAGACCCGCGATCAGACGGTCAAGGTTCCCGCCAGCGAGCTGAACAGTCGTCGTTTGCCGACGTCAAGCCGCTTGGCCGAGTTGGCGGCGCTGGATCGCGACAAGGTCTGGCTGGGGCGATTTGAAATCCGCAAACGGCTCGGCACCGGGGCGACGGGCAGTGTGTGGTGTGCCCGCGACGCGCGGCTGGCGCGTTGGGTGGCGCTCAAGGTCCCGCATGCTTCGCGGGTGACCAGTGAAACCAGCGCGGCGCGGTTTCAAACCGAGGCTCGTGCCGCCGCTGCCATCACGCATCCCAACGTGGTCCAAGTCCACGAAGTCCTGATCGAGGACGGTTTGCCGATTTTGATCCAACAGTGGATCGATGGACCTTCGCTGGCCCGGTACCTGAAAGATCACGGTCCGCTGGATTTTGACCAAGCGGCGGACTGGATGGCGCAAATCGCCGACGCGGTCGCCTGTGCCCACGACCATGGCATCGTGCATCGCGACCTCAAACCCGCCAACGTGATGCTGAACCAGAACCGTCCCATGGTTCTCGATTTCGGCCTGGCCAGCTACCCGCAGTTTTCGTCCGGATTGACCACCGAGGGCACCGTCCTGGGGACGCCGGCTTACATGAGTCCCGAGCAGGCCGAAGGCGCTGAAAACGCCAACCAGCCGGCGACGGATCTGTATGCGTTGGGAACGATCCTGTACGAGATGCTGGTCGGAACGCCGCCGTTTGTCGGCAAAGCACGCGAGGTGCTGCAGGCGAACAAGACGGCGATTCCGACGCCCCCGCGGAGCCGCCGCGCGGCGATCCCTCGTGATCTGGAAACGATCACCCTGCGTTGCTTGGCGAAATCCCCCACCGCACGCTACCGATCGGCCGCCGACCTCCGCGATGATTTGCAGCGGTTCCGCCGGCGAGAGCCGATCTTGGCACGCAAGGTGTCGCTGCTGGAAAACGTCTGGGTTTGGGGGCGACTTCATCCCGCCTATGCGTTGTTGGCGATGGGAATTCCGGTGGTTCTGGTGTTGCTGATGGGAATCCTGGTCGCCCAGGTGCGACACATGCAACTGAGCGATCGTGCCAACCGATTGGTTCTGAAACACAAACAAAGCGAGGCGGAGCGCGAGGCGTTGCTGCTGCACCGCCACATGGTCGAACTGTCCAGGGCGTCGCATGAGCTGGCCGAAGGCGACCGCACCCGCGGGTTGGAACTCATGCGGAGCATTCCCATTTCGATGCGAAAGTGGGAATGGCGGCTGCTCGATCTCATTTCCCACTCTCCCTCGACCGTACTCAACGCCGATGTCCCGGGCGTCAACTCGGCGTCGGCGATTCATGCGTTGGCGGTTTCGCGTCGACACCAATGGATGTTTGCCGCCTGCGGCGACGGGACGATTTTGAAATGGAAATTGCCGACCGATCGAGAGTTCTTCAACGCCGACCAAGACAAGCGACGTGGGCTCGGTCCCCCACAGATTCTGGTGCGATCGACGGACTCGGTCCACGCGTTAACCGTCAGCCCGGACGAAAAATGGTTGTGCTGGATTGATCGAGACGGGGCCGTGACGGTTTGGGATCTGGAGGAAAACGAACAAGACCAACGGATCGCGCTGCCCAAGCGGCGACGCGGTCATGCGATTGCCTTTTCCCCCGATTCAAATCAATTGTTGGTCGGCGGCGGGTCGACCAGCACCGGAGCGCGCGCCGTCGATGAGCACAGCTGGTTGGTCTTGTTACAGCGAAATGATGCGGGGGAGTTGATCCACACGTTTCAACGCGACTGGCCCGACCGGCCGGCGATCACCGGACTGCGTTTCACCGAGGACGGCAGGTTCGTCTCAACGCGAGGACGTTTCGAATCGCCGATGGGGTCCATGGGGTTTGTGGAACTTTGGGGGTCCACCCCCGAAGGGTTCCACCATGAAGGATTGCTTTGGCGTGGGCTGGGCATGCGTGGGCTGGACTTTCACGCCGAAACGCATCGGATCGCTTGGTGCGATGACATCGGTATGACCTATCTGAAGGATTTGCGCATGCCGCTGAGGCATCCGCCGAGTCAGTTCCAGGCCAGTCAACGAGGGGCCTGGCAAGTTCGTTTTTCTCCCGACGGAGACGAGCTGATCGTCGGCGGTCGAGATGGCAACGTTTCTCGCTGGTTGCTGACAGAGATCACCACCGCCACGGACTCCGCGACAGAGTCCGCGGCGGCGCCTGAGTCCGAACCGACCACGAGTACGGGCACGGCTGCCGTGTCGCCGGAAAACACGTCAGCGGTCGATCCCGCTGTCCCGCACGCTGTCCCGCCCGCGGAATCGTTCACGATTCGACACTTTCGCGATTACCAGGGGCACGAGAACACGGTGGGCGATGTGCTTTACCTTGCCCCCTGTCATAAACTGGTCGATCAACCGAAATCCGGCGAGCCGAAGTATCGTTTTTGCGAACCATTTCTCGTCACCGCCAGCGACGACGGCAAGGTGCGGTTGTGGTCCAACGATGGCCACGACGCGATCGGAACGCTGCATGTTTCCGAACGCACGCTGGTGGACGCCAGTTGGATTTCGCCACGGCAAATTGCCGTCACAGTCTCCGCGACAAAACGCCAACGGAACCTGCTTTACAAAACCCACTCGCTGGGCAAACACAAGTTGGATGTTGAAATGCGGCGTGCCCGCGGAGTACGCGGGATCGGCAGCATGCCGCTTCGTGGCGACGTCCGGCCGACGGATCCGGGACCACCCCGCTTCGCCGTCCATACCCGAGGCACCCTCTTCGTGTTTGAAGCCGGAAGAACCGATTTCGTCGCCCGACGGTCGATCGACGTCGAGCGACGCGCCGCGTTGACCGCCGTCAGCCTGATCGATTCGCAACATCTGGTCGCGTCCTTCTCTCAAGAGATCAAACTTTCCAACGAAGCTGCCAAAGCGAATCCGAATCGCAATTCAACGATTCGCGAAGAAAGTCTGCTGCTGTACGACTTGACCACCGACGCACCCCCGCAGGAACTGGTGTTGCCCCGGCTCGGAGGCATTTCTCGACTGAAGGTGGCTCCGTCGGGTGATCGGATCTTCGGATGCACCAAGGCCGGGCGAGTGTTCTATGCGACGCTGCTGCGAACGGCCGATGGCCAATGGCGGTGGGCGGACGCGCCGGTGCAGGTCTGGAAGGCGCATCCGAGTTCGGTCAACGACCTGGTTTGGCTGGCCGATCGGAATCAGCTGGCGACCGTCGGTGACGACGGCAGTTGTGCGATTTGGAATCCAGGTGACGTGCGTGATGAAGATCTGACGACCGATTCGACGACCGCTTCAACAACGGCCGGCCAGCCCGCGTTTCCATTGGTTGCCGCATCGCCAAACGTCGTCCCGAACTCGCAACCGCCCCGGCTGGGGCAACGCTTGCTGGTCAGCAGCAGCCCCGTGACCCGCGTGACCGCTTCGATCAGCGGGGACCGGATCGTGACGGTCGGCTCCGATCGAGTCATCCGCATTTGGGACACGCACAGCGGGCTGGAACTGATCGCCCTGCAACCGCGCAAAGAAAACGTCGTGGCGGTCGAGTTCAGTCCCGACGATCGTTTCCTGATGATCGCCGAAGCCAACTCTCGAATCGAAGTGATCCGTTTGGTCGACGAGCCGACGCAGGAAGATTAA
- a CDS encoding sigma-70 family RNA polymerase sigma factor encodes MSESSITLILNQLRQAGTDEERQSAAAKLYRCYRGQVERVARTRLTPGGGLADEEDVAQSAFRSFFDRIETGQLDALVTGGQAWAILARLTRNKAIDSVRYDNALCRGGEGGRRPAEPPPGESGKDDSVNDVSGNGDATPSTRLNRLEPRSGSYHSGVPRQGATASGRNRLLIGDGPKPSSSRIEFASQRAGRKREDYPLDSVRDRNQRSGAEQAASNEAIERFLEQLSEATLRGIVSLKLHGFTNEEIAEQLGCATRTVERKLNLIRRLWSPILENSDEHRPT; translated from the coding sequence ATGTCAGAAAGCTCAATCACCCTGATCCTGAATCAGCTGCGTCAGGCGGGCACCGATGAAGAACGCCAGTCCGCCGCTGCAAAACTGTATCGTTGTTACCGCGGCCAGGTCGAGCGTGTCGCACGGACACGGCTGACCCCCGGCGGCGGTTTGGCTGACGAGGAAGACGTTGCCCAGAGCGCCTTCCGAAGTTTTTTTGATCGGATCGAGACGGGCCAGCTGGACGCGCTCGTCACCGGCGGACAGGCTTGGGCGATCTTGGCGCGACTGACGCGAAACAAGGCGATCGATTCGGTGCGTTACGACAACGCGCTGTGCCGCGGCGGTGAAGGCGGCCGCCGACCCGCCGAACCGCCACCCGGCGAGTCGGGAAAGGATGACTCGGTCAATGACGTCTCGGGCAATGGCGACGCGACCCCATCAACCCGCCTGAATCGGCTCGAGCCCCGATCGGGTTCGTACCACTCGGGTGTGCCCCGGCAGGGCGCGACGGCGAGCGGACGCAATCGATTGTTGATCGGCGATGGGCCCAAACCGAGTTCCTCGAGAATTGAATTCGCTTCACAACGTGCGGGGCGCAAGCGTGAAGACTATCCGCTCGACTCGGTCCGCGACCGGAACCAACGCTCGGGTGCCGAACAGGCGGCGTCGAACGAAGCGATCGAGCGGTTTCTGGAGCAGCTTTCCGAAGCGACGTTGCGTGGGATCGTGTCCTTGAAGCTGCACGGGTTTACGAACGAGGAGATCGCGGAGCAACTCGGCTGCGCCACGCGGACGGTGGAGCGAAAACTGAATTTGATCCGTCGCTTGTGGAGTCCGATCTTGGAGAACTCCGATGAACACCGACCAACCTGA
- a CDS encoding 4'-phosphopantetheinyl transferase family protein has protein sequence MHCQTPDATPRPCHVRVWHAATSTDQRGEFERRCERWLAEEELIHADRFQRTTTRNQHVVGRAMARRLLADRNVAPEAIRFGTGRHGKPQVVTPDEAIQPFNIAHTDGLVLCGVADPHVDLVGVDVESIHRRTSTELAERYFAEPEVRFLRRQPLARQQYFFLRIWTLKEAFIKAIGTGLHTPLADFAFEQIDSERPVIRFLAAGLDLEKQWSFVCSTPREGFIASAAVGVTGSHSPALVQWQPFENLVGGPANRSNVGDEL, from the coding sequence GCGGCGAATTCGAACGTCGCTGTGAACGATGGCTGGCGGAGGAGGAATTGATCCACGCCGATCGTTTTCAACGCACCACCACGCGCAATCAACACGTCGTCGGTCGGGCGATGGCGCGGCGTCTACTGGCCGACCGCAACGTCGCGCCCGAGGCGATTCGCTTCGGCACCGGCCGACACGGCAAACCGCAGGTCGTGACGCCCGACGAAGCCATCCAGCCGTTCAATATCGCCCACACCGACGGTCTGGTGTTATGCGGCGTTGCCGATCCGCACGTCGATTTGGTCGGCGTGGATGTGGAATCGATTCACCGCCGGACCTCGACCGAACTGGCCGAACGGTACTTCGCTGAGCCGGAAGTGCGTTTTTTGCGTCGCCAGCCGCTCGCCCGCCAGCAGTACTTTTTCCTGAGGATCTGGACGCTCAAGGAGGCCTTCATCAAGGCCATCGGGACCGGGTTGCACACGCCACTGGCCGATTTCGCGTTTGAGCAAATTGATTCCGAGCGCCCCGTCATTCGATTCCTGGCCGCGGGATTGGACCTGGAAAAGCAATGGAGTTTCGTCTGCTCGACACCAAGAGAAGGGTTCATCGCCTCCGCTGCGGTCGGGGTCACGGGGTCGCATTCGCCGGCGCTGGTTCAGTGGCAGCCCTTCGAAAATCTCGTTGGGGGGCCGGCAAATCGCTCGAATGTCGGAGATGAACTTTGA